A window of Phaseolus vulgaris cultivar G19833 chromosome 4, P. vulgaris v2.0, whole genome shotgun sequence genomic DNA:
GTTGTTGTTACAAAGAAGGCTGTTGAATGACTTTTAGTTTCGCGAAGTTGTCAAAAGAGTAGaggtataataaaaaaatacttggtGGGAGTTTTCAAGGGAGATCTCACGGTAAATAATAATCTTGAAGCTTTAGTTTGACAAATGGCGGTGTATGATCCATGTTGCAGACCTTAGATAGTGAATAGGACTCTATTGTTGCACGTGTGAGATTGATTCTGTCTTAGTGGTGGGAGGTTTGGGAAGTTTGCATGAGGTTGTAGGTTCACATCTCGTTACTGCCATTGTATAACTCTTCATTGTTACTTTTGGGGAACTGGGAACACTTTTCTTGATACTTACTGTAATTTTATTACCTTTTCTGTTCAACGCTTTGGCGTTATTTGATGCATATCAATGTGAGTGGTTTTTGACGTTTTTGAGGTTCTAGTTGTAAGTGTTGATTACTGTTTCCAATGCCTTTCTTTGGAACTGTGGTTGTAATGCATTACCAACTATTTGAGATATTGATTCTGTTGTTGAATAACGTGATCATATAACTCCTGTGTTGTTTGACAGCAGTATCCTTTGAAGTATGCTATTCTGTCGATCCGTTTAAAGTCCAGTGGCATAGATGGTCACATGCTGCTACTGTCCCTTATGAGGCACCGGATGCCCAGAAAGGCCAAAAAAGGGTTCCAAGAGATAAAAGGAGAGATATGGTGGAGCTTTTTGTGAACAAGTATTTCTTGGTTTCTTTTAAAGCTGAAgctttatttaacattttatgaGGTTTCCTGCACTATGTTTCATCCTGCCATGTTGGTGTTTCGATTATTCAAGGATTCTCACATCACAGATACCTGACCTTTTCAGACTATTTTCACATGTAGTTAGAATTAAAATAGTTTGGGATATTGTATTTTGTCCctcttttctttcatatttttaaatttttttttatcataaaaaaatcaatGCATTAAAAGATTCAATCAGTACCAAATCCAATTTTTTGGATTTAAAATTCAATCCAATTAATTGGATATGCATTAGTATTTCTTTGGATTTTAATAGATCTGAAATCAGTGTTCATCCTAAAACATCATTTGGTCAAGAGTTTATTTTATTAGCCTTGGCCTAAGAGTCACTGGCTCGAACACAATTAGGAAGTCATCATCTTGCCTTGACCAAGTGTACAGCTTGACCTTGATCCTGGCGTTGCCCGCAAGAGCTCGACCTTGATATCATTAGTTCGGGCTGGGCTGGGATGTTGTCTGTTCGGCTTTGTCTGGGATGTTTTCGCTTTTACTAATTAGTATATGCTAGTGTTCAGAAGATTATCAACAAAATCCAAATCTGTATTCAAAACCTACTGTTAGGTACCAGGAGACATTCATCCAAGTGGAAGGGATTCAAAAGCAAACGACCCTGCTTCAtatttaaaacaagaaaaaattacatttttattgtATGTTAACAAATTATAAGGGGTAATAAAATAGATTATGGGTAGTaggaattaaaaaaatgatatattgaaTTTTTCTTGTGCCCATGCTTGATCTAAATGCTTGTTTTTTATTGATCAGTCATCCTTTCTTCTGATCCTTTTGTCTATGGCTCACAGTAGAATCACATGATTGCATATATACTATCTTAGTTCACATTGGAGAATTCTATATATGTACTTATCTCGCACCTTTGTGCTAGTTTTATTCCTTGAGGTGCAACAAAGGGGGTTCTTAGGGACAGGAAAGGAGATAATTTTGTGTCTGTTCTGTTGTGAAAAACTGGATTTTGATAATTTACTTAAAAAGAGAATTTTGTGTGGATATTCTTAGAACATCCCTTATTTTATTCTTGAAGTAATGCCAATATTAGAAACACTGTCATTGTTTATGAATTTTGGTTAACTATTCAATGATTGAACTTCACTTGTTGAACTGTTTCTTATTACTTATTATGAAATAACGTTCTCTCTGTAGGTATAGAGCAGAGAATCAGGGGAAATTCCCTACAATAACAGATGCCCAGAACCAAGTTGGTGGCAGTTTTTATGCTATCCGGGACATCATTCAGGAATTAAAATATAAGTCTAAAACAATTTCTTCACATCATAGTGTGAATGAAATTTTGGTGGAAAAACAATTTGATGAGAGTAAACATCCCACCACCAAATCTGTGAGTGTTTCATCTGGTAATATTGAGATTGCAAAATACAACGCTATCCAAGATGGTTCTCAATCGTTAGATTTGAATGACAAGGAGACTGTGAACACTGGATATGAGCATCATGAAGGAAAGAGAGAGGCACATACATCCATTGGGGAAAGGAGGTTGTTTGAAGAAGTAGAAATCATGCCTATATCAGTAAGCGTTGCATTAAGAACGATTTATTGTTGTtatgaatatattaaatatagtaGTTAAGATAAGCCATGCTCCTAGGTCTACTTGATTAGATTATGAATTTTGTTAAGGGTGTGCAAAATATCCAAATTATCAAAGCCACCAAATCACTTCAACTCCGTTTTAATGAATTGGTTTTATCTGGGTTGCAATCTGGATGGAttggataaattttatttaagattataATGGATAGGATAAAAAACCATTAGCCCATTTTGTTccacaaaaaatttaattaaaaatctgatcttattaataaaaatccAATTCAATCCATCCATTAACAAGTTTTTCATGAATGGATATCCAGTCCATGAAAAActaataactttttatatattttcagaagttttcaaaaataattttgtaaacaaatttaaaaatatattcttgaaaactttttaaaaagGCAAACTCAAGAAAGATTTAACTATGAAAATGCTTGGATAATTCATCCGATAATCATTAATAGAAGGATCCATTGGATCTTGAGAAATAATGgatgaaataattaatttccATAAAATTAAGTGGATGAATTTGATCTGATcaacctttttatattttttaatggatAGATTGGATGGATTTACTTGTTGATGGACTGAATGGATGGTAGATAAATGGATTGCTTTGCCACCCCTAGTTTCATGTCCAACTCCaaattttggattttaaattcaatccaatcaattggatatggattagatattTGTTTGGATTTTAATAAATTGTAGACTGTTCATCCTAAAACATCATTTGGTCAAGAAATCTTTTGATTAGCCTTGGCCAAAGAGTCATTGGCTCAGTCTCGACTAGGGAGTCATTAGCTTGGCCTTGATCAAAGTGTAGTCAGCTTGACCTTGATTGGTTCAGACTTGGCCAAGGCGTTGCCATTTCAGCTTTGGCTGGGGGTGTTGTCGCCTCGTCCTTGCATAGGGAGTCATCTGCTCGGCCACAATTGGGCTTGGCCATGGCATTGTCTGGTTGATCTTAGATGGGGTTTATTTGGCTCAATGTTGTCTACCAGCCACAACTGGGGCATTGTTGGCTCAACCATTATCTACTCAGCTTCAACTGAGGCATTGTAGGGTCAACCTCTGGTGTGGTGTTGTTGGCTTGACCTTAACTGGAGCATCATTAGCTCGACATTGTTTTCTCTTCGACTTGGCTGGGGCATGTTAGCTTGACTAGGGCATAGAATTAAGatttaaaaccaaattttaaataaaagtaaatggTCAGTTTGGTGTAGTGAAAAACATAGAGGGTGACGAATTCATGGATCAATTATGGTAGTAAAATTGTGAATGCATTTTCACTCTTATTTCTAACCCCTTACTAAACTGACCATAAATTTGGAAAGCTTCAGATTTAAAGCCACTGCCATACTGCATAACCTTCATCTTCTACCTGACAACAAAACATGTATTGTGCTTATAAATTGTGCAAAACTTCTTAAATTGCATCTCATTCTTTTTCATGGGGTTTGTCAGTATTTTCACCTTTTTTGATCTGGCTCCTTAAATCTTCacttttgttaattttaattttaataacattGATTGAATATGCTTttattatataaagaaaataagcaGTTTTCTCGTACTACTTATAGTTTATCTTCCTTTTAATGACAGAATAATCATTGCATTGCACCTGAAAGTAATCTTGTGGAAACGTGTTCTAAGGAGCCTTACCCATCAAGTCTGCATATGCCAAATGATATCAAAACAGAGGAAGCTGACCCTAGTTATTTTGATTCTTTTGCACCTGAAAGTCAGCTGCTGCTAGAGGAAAGAGAACATTTTTCTCCTTTGTCTAGTCAAAATGATGGTACTGGTTATGATAGAGCTCGGAGCCGCAAATATGATTTTGTTCATATAGAAAATCATCAAAAGTTGGAGGAAAAATGCATTAAGAAAGCAAATTGTGAGAGTAGGGAGCAACCTGACTTGGAAGACCTGTCTAGAGAACTTCCCCATTCAAGTCTCCAGGTGCCAAATCATTTGAAGGGTAGTGAAGCTCTATCTAGTTCTTCTGATTCCCTAGAAAGACACCctctaaaagaagaaataaaccaATTTTCTGCTCCTTTTATTGAGCAATCTGAAAGCAGTTGCAGCGAAGGTCAGAGCCATGATTCTAAGTTTGTTGATATGGAAAACCATTCAGCATTTGAGAAAGCAGGGTATGAGAGAAAAGACAAAGAGGCTGTCGATGGTTCAAAGCATGAAATAGAGCAATCTCAAAGGTCTTCAGAGTTGGATGAGTCCAAACTGTGAGTTCTTTGATATCTTTTTAGATGGATAGCTaatagaatattattattatttccatTACCACTATACGAGCACTAGTTCACCAGTGAATAACATTGGTATGATAAATAATTTGGTAAGGTGAGAGTATACACGTAGTCGAACTTCTAATATTCCATGGGCACTCCTTCTTAGTGTTTGTGCATAAAACTTTGataaacaaatttgaaaaattaaatagtaGTTTAAGCAATGATGTAGAGAAGCACAAAAGAACAGGCTtgtagaaaattttaaaattaatgtttattctATACAATAAGCAAATGCACTCTGAaacttacattcatcattttaTATACCAAGGAGAATATTCAGAGAATAATGAAAAGGTGCAACAAAGTTTACATGAGTATCATTTTATGTTAATGAAATAGAAGtcataaaatttaagaaataaagTTTCCCTAAAGGAAAAACAAGCCACTTCTATGTGCAAAATACATCTGAGGTAGATTAAAATCATGCACGCATAAAAACTGAAGTATCTGGTCCAGGTGTGGGTACATCTTCGTTGTACATTCATTTAtagattattttgttttctgagATTTGGAACTTATATGTGTATTCTTCCTGAAATAGGCATTCGTGGATGGTGCATGTGCAAATAACATATATCTGTCTTATGCAATCTTTCCTGCCTTTTCTCTATGTTTCCttatattattctatttttgtCAATTTTCATGTCTATTTTATTTGATGGAAAATTGT
This region includes:
- the LOC137837808 gene encoding uncharacterized protein isoform X2; this encodes MRKKLLIATTKGFSFRSNRNIASKPNHLSFEVCYSVDPFKVQWHRWSHAATVPYEAPDAQKGQKRVPRDKRRDMVELFVNKYRAENQGKFPTITDAQNQVGGSFYAIRDIIQELKYKSKTISSHHSVNEILVEKQFDESKHPTTKSVSVSSGNIEIAKYNAIQDGSQSLDLNDKETVNTGYEHHEGKREAHTSIGERRLFEEVEIMPISNNHCIAPESNLVETCSKEPYPSSLHMPNDIKTEEADPSYFDSFAPESQLLLEEREHFSPLSSQNDGTGYDRARSRKYDFVHIENHQKLEEKCIKKANCESREQPDLEDLSRELPHSSLQVPNHLKGSEALSSSSDSLERHPLKEEINQFSAPFIEQSESSCSEGQSHDSKFVDMENHSAFEKAGYERKDKEAVDGSKHEIEQSQRSSELDESKLDSPNSRDNNLAVYSEKSTFWGNVKSFANDILNIWKKL
- the LOC137837808 gene encoding uncharacterized protein isoform X1 gives rise to the protein MRKKLLIATTKGFSFRSNRNIASKPNHSVSFEVCYSVDPFKVQWHRWSHAATVPYEAPDAQKGQKRVPRDKRRDMVELFVNKYRAENQGKFPTITDAQNQVGGSFYAIRDIIQELKYKSKTISSHHSVNEILVEKQFDESKHPTTKSVSVSSGNIEIAKYNAIQDGSQSLDLNDKETVNTGYEHHEGKREAHTSIGERRLFEEVEIMPISNNHCIAPESNLVETCSKEPYPSSLHMPNDIKTEEADPSYFDSFAPESQLLLEEREHFSPLSSQNDGTGYDRARSRKYDFVHIENHQKLEEKCIKKANCESREQPDLEDLSRELPHSSLQVPNHLKGSEALSSSSDSLERHPLKEEINQFSAPFIEQSESSCSEGQSHDSKFVDMENHSAFEKAGYERKDKEAVDGSKHEIEQSQRSSELDESKLDSPNSRDNNLAVYSEKSTFWGNVKSFANDILNIWKKL